GGTCGTCACCGCAAACAGCATGCTCGGCAACAGTTTGCGGTAGCGCGCGGCAACGGGACCGGTGCTATCAATGCCGGACGCCAGCGCCAGCAAGCTGTAATCCACCGCCACCCCGACAAGGCTGGTGCCGAACACCAGTGTCAGCATGTGGATATGACCAAACCAGGCCAGCGTGAGTACCGTGCTGACAAGGCTGCCCACCAGCACCGACAACGCCGCCAGCAGCAAGGGCCGCAGGCCACGGAACACCACCAGCGCCAGCAAAATGATGCCCAGGGTCGAACCCACGCCGATGGTCGACATCTCAGCCCTGGCACTGCGCGCCGCGGTGGCCGCGTGCAGCACCACGCCAGCGCGGCGCAACTGGACATCCGGGTATTGCGCCTTGAGTTTTTGCGCAGCGGCTTCCAGCCCGGTCAGCACTTGTTCCTGCAAACCAAGCGAGAACGCGTTGCCATTGAGCGTGTACGGCAGCACCACATAACTCATGCCCTGGCTGGAGGCCCGCAGCAAACCGTCTTGCGGACGCACCTTGTTGGCACCGGCCAGGCTTTGCAGCCAGTTGCCAAAGAAGCCAAACGGATCATCCTTGAACGCCAGGGTGGCGCCGGCCACGGGCGAGTAAGCCCCCGCCAGCGCGCGTTGGGTCCAGTCGGTATCTGGCTGTTGCAGCGCGGCGGCATCCGCCGGTGACAGCAAATTGTGCCGGTACGGCGCATAGAAATTGCTGATGGCAGACAGCGTCTGGCCCAAGGGTTGCGAGGTCAGCGGCAGTTGCGCGATGTCTTGTTCAAACATCCGCGCCGCAGCGGCAGCCCGGTCTGGATCAGCATTGCCCAGCATGAACACCAGATGGCGTTCGCCCTGCCTGGCCAGCGATTGCAGGGCGACCTCGGCCATGGGGTTGCGCTGGTCACGCGGCAACAGGGCAAAGAGATCGGTATCGATCCGCTGGCCCAGCGTGCCGCGCTCCAGCAGCAGTGTCAGGCCCAGCGCCAGCACCACCAGCAGCCACAATGCGGCCAGCAAACGGCCAGGTTTATTCAAAGAAGGCATTCTCGGTCGCGGTCAGGCTCTGGCCGGTGGTGACGTCATGCATGTCGATCTGCGTCACGTCGCCGCTGGCGGCATTTAACTGGATGTGTTCCACCGTCCCCGCCCCTTGCAGCTGGATACCGGCAATCAGCTTGGCCAGCGCGGCATCTTTGGGGGTCAGCGCCAGCTTCCAGTTCTTGCCGCTGACATTGCCCTGGGCGTTGAACACCTTGCCCAGCGAGCCGACATCGCCAGAGAACAGCGAAAACAGCAGGCCACTGACGGTTTTGACCGTCGGTTCCTTGTCGGCCGACAGTTTCATCATGACCTGATCGCCGTTCTTTTGCAGTATCTCGCCGCGCGTCACGCGCAATGTGCTGGGGAACGGTTTTTCGGCCTTCCAGATCACACCGCGCTGTTTATCCACCAGGAACGAACCTGTGGATGTCAGCGGTTTTTTCACGCCCTGCAACTGGCGCGACTGGGTGAACTGGCCGCGGATCACCGGCGCATCCACCAGCTTGCTTTCAATGTCCTTGAACAGCGCGTCATCGGCCTGAGCGACGCCCGCCAGCAACAGGCAGGCAGCAAACAACAATGTTTTCACGGGTGGGGCACTCCCAGTTTTTCATAAAGGATGGCTGGCGAGACGTAGCACATCTCTTCGGTATTCATGTCGACGGCCACTTGAATGGTGTGGCCGCGGGTCAGGCGCGCGCCGGTTTGCGCGTCGCGGATCTCGTAGTTCACCTTGACGCGGTTTTCCCACTCCACCACGCCGGCGGTAATGGTGATTTCCTGCTGATAGACCAGCGGGCGGGCGTAACGGATATTCAGTTCGATCACCGGCCAGACATAACCGGACGCCTTCATCTGCGGCACGTCGTAATCAAACGCCTGGAACAGCGCCGTGCGGGCATGTTCGAAATAGCGCACGTAATTGCCATGCCAGACCACATTGAGCGGGTCCAGATCATGAAACGGGATGGTCAGCGTGACCGTGGCTTCACGAATGGGCCGGCTCATACACGCTCCAGGTTTGTTCACCAATCAACACCAGCAACTGCCGCAGCAGGGGCTCCAGCGCCACGTCTTCTTCAATGAACGCAATCGGCCCGGCCAGCGCAGCCACAAAGTCTTGCGCCTGGGCAGAAAGCGCCACGGTCGCGCCTCCTTCGCGCTCACGCAGCACCAGCGCCTGGCGCACGGTGATCAGCATGGCGGCCAGCACTTGTTCGGTCAGCTGCAGCACGCGCAGGCAATCCCGCGCGGCAATGGTACCCATGCTGACCTTGTCCTGGTTATGACACTCGGTAGAACGACTGAAAACCGAGGCCGGCATGGTCAGCTTGAGCGCCTCTGCCGTCCACGCCGAGACCGAAATCTGCAGCGCCTTCAAGCCATGGTTGATGGCCGCGCGTGCGCCGGTAGCGCCAGACAGGTTGGCCGGCAGGCCGTGGTTGTAGCGGGCATCGACCAACAGCG
This is a stretch of genomic DNA from Silvimonas iriomotensis. It encodes these proteins:
- a CDS encoding outer membrane lipoprotein carrier protein LolA produces the protein MKTLLFAACLLLAGVAQADDALFKDIESKLVDAPVIRGQFTQSRQLQGVKKPLTSTGSFLVDKQRGVIWKAEKPFPSTLRVTRGEILQKNGDQVMMKLSADKEPTVKTVSGLLFSLFSGDVGSLGKVFNAQGNVSGKNWKLALTPKDAALAKLIAGIQLQGAGTVEHIQLNAASGDVTQIDMHDVTTGQSLTATENAFFE
- a CDS encoding acyl-CoA thioesterase — translated: MSRPIREATVTLTIPFHDLDPLNVVWHGNYVRYFEHARTALFQAFDYDVPQMKASGYVWPVIELNIRYARPLVYQQEITITAGVVEWENRVKVNYEIRDAQTGARLTRGHTIQVAVDMNTEEMCYVSPAILYEKLGVPHP